A genomic region of Sulfobacillus acidophilus DSM 10332 contains the following coding sequences:
- a CDS encoding Phosphoglycerate mutase (PFAM: Phosphoglycerate mutase family~COGs: COG0406 Fructose-2 6-bisphosphatase~InterPro IPR013078~KEGG: gmc:GY4MC1_2535 phosphoglycerate mutase~PFAM: Phosphoglycerate mutase~SPTR: Phosphoglycerate mutase) translates to MTRFYFVRHGETIWNREGNRYCGRTDLPLTPDGLQQAHQLAKNLGQLSFDHAVVSPRLRARQTAQPLLTRLGLSMEIDERLREIEFGDWEGLTPQEIQQSFPDLWHAWAEDPTAVHAGGWGESAQEVLTRMLAVIQDWTARRPRRVLVVSHNTAIRILIAGALGMPLSQYRAIEIDNGGVMVVDVDENGTWTWKLGMCLAAG, encoded by the coding sequence GTGACTCGATTTTACTTTGTTCGACACGGCGAGACGATTTGGAACCGCGAAGGCAATCGTTATTGCGGACGCACTGATCTTCCGTTAACACCCGACGGTCTTCAACAAGCCCATCAATTAGCCAAAAATCTTGGGCAACTGTCTTTTGACCACGCGGTCGTCTCCCCCCGGTTGCGCGCTCGACAAACCGCCCAACCCCTACTGACCAGGCTCGGCTTATCGATGGAGATTGATGAACGTCTAAGAGAAATTGAATTTGGTGACTGGGAGGGTCTTACCCCTCAGGAAATTCAACAATCGTTTCCGGATCTTTGGCATGCCTGGGCGGAGGATCCGACAGCGGTTCACGCCGGCGGGTGGGGGGAATCCGCCCAAGAGGTGCTGACCCGTATGTTAGCGGTTATCCAGGATTGGACGGCTCGGCGGCCACGCCGCGTGTTGGTCGTCTCCCACAACACCGCCATTCGGATATTAATCGCCGGCGCCTTGGGGATGCCCTTATCGCAATATCGGGCCATCGAAATCGATAACGGCGGCGTCATGGTCGTCGACGTTGATGAAAACGGGACCTGGACTTGGAAATTGGGCATGTGTCTTGCAGCCGGTTGA
- a CDS encoding hypothetical protein (KEGG: dau:Daud_1971 hypothetical protein~SPTR: Putative uncharacterized protein) produces MLCHVGHSFMASHLWAKAGDSTTMSQAKHVTPIEAPYQGRTAVLATKHQKEAVLGPLFHEELGLRLIVPADLNTDLLGTFSGEIPRPGPPREVLLKKVRWGMKVTGLSLGIASEGSFGPAPDLPFMSVDHEMLAFIDDDLGIQIVEQIVSPDTNFASIAVRSVDDLTEFLPRCGFPDHGLIVRPNVRQEPDMLFKVFKGITTPAALQEAVAFSAGVSADGLARVETDMRAHMNPTRQRVLRQLGTQLVRRLASRCPACGVPGWGLVDVVRGLPCQACGEDTDWVKQEIWGCARCEHQEARDRSDGLTAVGPEHCRWCNP; encoded by the coding sequence ATGCTATGTCATGTAGGCCACTCTTTCATGGCATCTCATCTTTGGGCGAAGGCAGGCGATTCCACCACTATGAGTCAAGCGAAACATGTTACGCCGATCGAAGCCCCTTATCAGGGGCGAACCGCCGTGTTGGCGACCAAACATCAAAAAGAGGCGGTATTGGGTCCTCTCTTTCATGAGGAATTAGGATTACGGCTGATTGTGCCGGCCGATCTGAATACCGACCTCTTAGGCACGTTTAGCGGCGAGATTCCACGCCCCGGCCCACCGCGGGAAGTTCTTTTAAAAAAGGTGCGATGGGGCATGAAGGTGACGGGCTTATCGCTAGGGATCGCCAGCGAAGGCAGTTTTGGTCCGGCTCCGGACCTGCCTTTTATGTCGGTTGATCATGAGATGCTGGCCTTTATCGACGATGATCTGGGGATTCAAATCGTGGAGCAAATCGTCAGTCCCGACACGAACTTTGCGTCTATTGCGGTGCGATCGGTCGACGACTTGACGGAGTTTCTCCCGCGCTGCGGGTTTCCTGACCATGGACTTATTGTACGGCCGAACGTCCGCCAGGAACCCGATATGTTGTTTAAAGTGTTTAAAGGGATTACCACCCCGGCGGCCTTACAAGAGGCGGTCGCGTTTTCCGCCGGGGTATCGGCCGACGGACTGGCGCGGGTGGAAACCGACATGCGGGCCCATATGAATCCGACTCGTCAGCGTGTTCTGCGGCAACTCGGCACTCAACTCGTGCGTCGGCTCGCATCCCGATGTCCTGCTTGCGGTGTTCCGGGATGGGGCTTGGTGGATGTTGTTCGGGGATTACCGTGCCAGGCTTGCGGCGAGGACACGGATTGGGTGAAGCAGGAAATCTGGGGATGTGCGCGATGTGAACACCAGGAAGCCCGCGACCGGAGTGACGGGCTAACGGCTGTCGGCCCGGAACATTGCCGCTGGTGTAATCCCTGA
- a CDS encoding cation diffusion facilitator family transporter (PFAM: Cation efflux family~TIGRFAM: cation diffusion facilitator family transporter~COGs: COG0053 Co/Zn/Cd cation transporter~InterPro IPR002524~KEGG: aac:Aaci_2100 cation diffusion facilitator family transporter~PFAM: Cation efflux protein~SPTR: Cation diffusion facilitator family transporter;~TIGRFAM: Cation efflux protein) produces the protein MTSHEEANRGSSWINLISNLGLMGFKLIVGIVGHSEALIADGIHSGADVLSSVAVVIGLWVAGRPPDEGHNYGHAKAEAISQKVVAVLLLLAGLEVANSALQALHAPHAVPDRLTLGVALLAMVIKGVMAWSQTRLARVTGSHAILASAVDNRVDAVSSLIAAAGIAATRGGWRPGDAVSALLVAAMIIWGGVSVFTTAAQDLMDPAADAETVEHIRSAILGVPGVQAISLLRTRVSGTMVLVDVEIDVARDLSLVAAHDIAHRVHDVVLGVPRVSAATVHVNPAEDEKR, from the coding sequence TTGACGTCACATGAAGAAGCCAACCGGGGGAGTTCCTGGATCAACCTAATCAGCAATTTGGGATTAATGGGCTTTAAGTTGATTGTCGGCATTGTCGGCCACTCGGAAGCGTTAATCGCCGACGGGATTCACAGCGGGGCCGATGTCCTCTCGTCGGTGGCCGTGGTGATTGGACTTTGGGTGGCGGGTCGCCCGCCGGATGAAGGGCATAATTACGGGCATGCCAAAGCCGAGGCCATCAGCCAAAAAGTGGTGGCCGTCTTATTATTGTTGGCCGGATTGGAAGTGGCCAATTCGGCCTTACAGGCGCTTCATGCACCGCATGCCGTCCCCGATCGGTTAACCTTAGGGGTGGCGTTATTGGCCATGGTGATTAAGGGCGTGATGGCCTGGTCCCAAACCCGTTTGGCCCGGGTGACCGGTAGCCATGCGATTTTGGCGTCGGCTGTCGATAACCGGGTGGACGCCGTCTCGTCCTTGATTGCCGCCGCCGGCATTGCCGCCACCCGTGGGGGATGGCGGCCGGGCGATGCGGTATCGGCGCTGTTGGTTGCCGCGATGATTATTTGGGGAGGCGTCAGCGTGTTTACCACGGCTGCCCAAGATTTGATGGATCCCGCGGCGGACGCCGAAACGGTAGAACACATCCGGTCGGCGATTTTAGGGGTCCCGGGGGTCCAGGCGATTTCGTTGTTGCGGACACGGGTGAGCGGGACCATGGTGCTGGTCGATGTCGAAATCGATGTGGCCCGGGACCTCAGCTTGGTTGCGGCGCATGATATTGCCCACCGTGTCCACGATGTCGTGCTCGGCGTACCGCGAGTCAGTGCGGCGACCGTGCATGTCAACCCGGCCGAGGACGAAAAGCGATGA
- a CDS encoding single-stranded-DNA-specific exonuclease RecJ (PFAM: DHH family; DHHA1 domain~TIGRFAM: single-stranded-DNA-specific exonuclease RecJ~COGs: COG0608 Single-stranded DNA-specific exonuclease~InterPro IPR001667:IPR003156:IPR004610~KEGG: sth:STH2439 single-strand DNA-specific exonuclease~PFAM: Phosphoesterase, RecJ-like; Phosphoesterase, DHHA1~SPTR: Single-strand DNA-specific exonuclease;~TIGRFAM: Bacterial RecJ exonuclease) — translation MTRLRNHWLWQTPVPPSAIQELAERLEVPPTVAEILWRRQIHTVEAYQALLTQDGPLSDPRLLPDMAEAVAAISEAIERRRPIRVYGDYDADGVTATALLVRGLRALGGRVDYYIPNRFDEGYGLNSDAVQIAHDEGVELLVTVDCGSSSPDAAQLADTLGLTLVITDHHGLPARLPQARALVNPERRQPVDRLSGAGVALQVLRALSPVKEVDDWYYAVASIGTVADVVPLTGNNRRLVARGLKALQAGLVPGVSVLLAHQHRDVQACQVDDLGFFIGPRLNAAGRMGDAKGAVELLLAETAAEADPWAQQLAEANARRRAEEQTIVAEAWRQLPTRLDGRLYPFCVVAGDGWHHGVIGIVASRLKDVVRRPVAVIGWDGGDGKGSARSVEGVHLLEHMRQASELFLALGGHRGAAGFSLLRQPADVLSRRLSDGLSEAARVQPYIGVRYDARLEASELTEELAVRLKALEPFGHGFERPVWLIQGVVADARTMGSDGLHLRLALRDTSMRMVGFQLGIYADGLEPGTPVQFLGQIEWNWFRQRWVPQCRITEWLWPYPRKAVSYQSGLPSLAESAERRTIYVTESPREVREWARMLSAWSFSPSEPVGQLAYWEQALLRGQYNRVVVSQWHFWPRLWGWADDVVWLTFPRSRRRFEESAAWLSPAGQLWWSPDGQGNAPSVYRKWQRLLPTRERLARSWRHWVEGRQGLQIGRQVVKDLGLSPDWTPRDGKVPLDRSFQYRWTQYEWNDARQWLTKEGNHDAMAAIRTRNT, via the coding sequence ATGACGAGGCTTCGAAACCATTGGCTTTGGCAAACGCCGGTTCCACCGTCGGCCATCCAGGAACTGGCGGAGAGGCTCGAGGTGCCGCCGACGGTCGCAGAAATTTTATGGCGGCGTCAAATCCACACGGTAGAGGCTTACCAGGCCCTCCTGACCCAGGACGGGCCTCTCAGCGATCCCCGGCTTTTGCCGGATATGGCGGAGGCCGTGGCCGCAATTTCGGAGGCCATCGAGCGCCGGCGACCCATTCGCGTCTATGGCGATTACGATGCCGACGGAGTGACCGCGACGGCGCTCTTGGTGCGCGGCCTGCGGGCCCTCGGAGGGAGAGTGGATTATTATATTCCCAACCGATTTGACGAAGGGTATGGCTTAAATTCCGACGCGGTCCAGATCGCCCACGATGAGGGGGTGGAGCTTCTCGTCACGGTCGATTGCGGATCGAGTTCGCCCGATGCGGCCCAACTTGCCGATACCCTGGGTTTGACGCTTGTGATTACGGATCATCATGGATTGCCTGCTCGGCTGCCGCAGGCGCGGGCCTTGGTGAATCCTGAACGTCGGCAACCGGTTGATCGGCTGTCGGGAGCCGGAGTCGCCTTACAGGTTTTACGCGCGCTGAGTCCGGTCAAAGAGGTTGACGATTGGTATTATGCCGTGGCATCGATTGGCACGGTGGCCGATGTGGTGCCGTTAACCGGCAATAACCGACGGTTGGTGGCGCGCGGCTTGAAGGCGTTACAAGCGGGGCTGGTCCCGGGGGTTTCCGTGCTGCTGGCCCATCAACACCGGGATGTTCAGGCTTGCCAAGTGGACGATTTGGGTTTTTTTATCGGTCCGCGGCTTAATGCGGCGGGTCGCATGGGAGACGCCAAGGGGGCCGTCGAGCTGTTGCTGGCGGAGACGGCGGCGGAGGCGGATCCCTGGGCGCAACAATTAGCCGAGGCCAACGCCCGACGGCGGGCAGAGGAGCAAACGATTGTCGCCGAAGCGTGGCGCCAACTGCCGACCCGACTGGATGGCCGGCTCTATCCCTTTTGTGTGGTGGCTGGAGACGGATGGCATCATGGGGTCATCGGGATTGTGGCTTCGCGGCTTAAAGACGTGGTTCGGCGACCCGTGGCGGTTATCGGGTGGGATGGTGGGGACGGTAAGGGATCCGCCCGTTCGGTGGAAGGTGTCCATCTTTTGGAGCATATGCGACAGGCTTCCGAACTGTTTCTGGCGTTAGGGGGTCACCGCGGGGCCGCCGGGTTTAGTCTTTTGCGGCAGCCGGCCGACGTTTTGAGTCGGCGGCTCTCGGACGGGCTATCCGAGGCGGCGCGCGTCCAACCCTACATTGGGGTGCGGTATGATGCGCGGCTCGAGGCATCGGAACTCACGGAAGAGTTGGCCGTCCGGTTGAAGGCGTTGGAGCCCTTCGGACACGGTTTTGAGCGACCGGTCTGGTTGATTCAGGGCGTGGTCGCCGACGCGCGCACCATGGGCTCGGACGGGCTTCACTTACGTTTGGCGCTTCGGGATACTTCGATGCGTATGGTGGGATTTCAACTCGGGATTTATGCCGACGGGCTCGAACCGGGGACGCCGGTACAATTTTTAGGCCAAATCGAGTGGAATTGGTTTCGGCAACGTTGGGTGCCGCAATGTCGGATCACGGAATGGTTATGGCCCTACCCGAGAAAGGCGGTCAGCTATCAATCCGGCCTGCCCTCCCTGGCCGAATCGGCTGAACGCCGCACCATTTATGTTACCGAATCGCCGCGCGAGGTTCGGGAGTGGGCCCGGATGCTTTCCGCCTGGTCGTTTTCGCCGTCTGAGCCGGTCGGTCAACTGGCTTACTGGGAGCAAGCGCTGTTACGCGGGCAATACAACCGGGTCGTGGTGTCGCAATGGCATTTTTGGCCTCGTCTTTGGGGATGGGCCGACGACGTGGTGTGGTTGACCTTTCCCCGCAGTCGACGGCGGTTCGAAGAATCGGCCGCTTGGCTTTCTCCGGCCGGGCAATTATGGTGGAGTCCCGATGGACAGGGCAATGCCCCTTCCGTATATCGGAAGTGGCAACGACTGTTGCCTACCCGCGAACGGTTGGCTCGGAGTTGGCGGCATTGGGTCGAAGGTCGGCAGGGCCTTCAGATTGGCCGACAGGTCGTAAAAGACCTTGGGCTAAGCCCGGACTGGACTCCGCGGGACGGCAAGGTGCCGCTTGATCGGAGTTTTCAATATCGCTGGACACAGTATGAGTGGAACGATGCCCGGCAATGGCTGACGAAAGAGGGGAATCACGATGCAATGGCTGCAATACGTACGCGAAATACCTGA
- a CDS encoding protein-export membrane protein SecD (PFAM: Protein export membrane protein; SecD/SecF GG Motif~TIGRFAM: protein-export membrane protein SecD; protein-export membrane protein, SecD/SecF family~COGs: COG0342 Preprotein translocase subunit SecD~InterPro IPR003335:IPR005791~KEGG: chy:CHY_1512 preprotein translocase subunit SecD~PFAM: SecD/SecF/SecDF export membrane protein~SPTR: Protein-export membrane protein SecD;~TIGRFAM: SecD export membrane protein; SecD/SecF/SecDF export membrane protein): protein MRQRSLVTLVVLVAMIIVAGYYFAVQNPITNHLKYGLDLKGGVTALYQAEPSPGAPVNANTMAKAIQILSYRINKLGVSEPVIQQVGSNRIMVQLPGVKNPEQALQYLGQTALLQIKSPTGQVLLTGSDLSNAVAAISQGQYVVDLTFDAKGTQLFKDATTKYLGNILPIYLDGKLLEAPKVDSVIPNGQAELTGGFATLKQAQQMALLLQSGALPVNLKVLSVQTVSATLGHASIVASKQAAAIAIILIALFMVFWYRLAGLFADIALSVYMFLLLGALWAIHATVTVPGIAGMILSVGMAVDANVIIFSRVREEMLAGKTPRAAIEAGFRNAIRAILDSNATTFISALILFFLGSGEVKGFALTLMIGIVISLFTAVIVTREFIRLAADAGWARVRAVFLG, encoded by the coding sequence ATGCGCCAACGCAGTTTGGTGACGTTGGTGGTGCTGGTTGCGATGATTATCGTGGCCGGCTATTATTTTGCGGTCCAAAACCCGATTACCAATCACCTCAAATACGGGTTAGACCTCAAAGGGGGGGTCACGGCCTTATACCAAGCCGAACCGTCACCCGGTGCGCCCGTCAATGCCAATACGATGGCTAAAGCAATTCAAATTCTATCTTACCGCATTAACAAACTCGGGGTTAGTGAGCCGGTTATTCAACAGGTCGGAAGCAACCGGATCATGGTGCAATTGCCCGGGGTCAAAAATCCCGAGCAGGCACTACAGTATTTAGGTCAAACGGCCCTGTTGCAAATTAAGAGTCCGACCGGCCAAGTGCTGTTGACCGGGAGCGATCTGTCGAATGCGGTGGCGGCCATTTCGCAAGGTCAATACGTGGTCGATTTGACGTTTGACGCGAAAGGAACGCAACTTTTTAAAGACGCCACCACCAAATATCTCGGCAATATTTTACCGATTTACTTGGACGGTAAGCTGTTGGAAGCCCCCAAAGTGGATAGCGTGATTCCCAATGGACAGGCGGAATTAACGGGCGGATTTGCGACGTTGAAACAAGCCCAGCAAATGGCCCTGTTATTACAATCGGGAGCATTACCGGTCAATTTGAAGGTCTTGTCCGTCCAGACCGTCAGCGCCACCCTGGGACATGCCTCGATTGTGGCCAGTAAACAAGCGGCGGCGATAGCGATTATATTAATTGCCCTATTTATGGTGTTTTGGTATCGCCTAGCGGGGTTGTTCGCCGACATTGCCTTGTCCGTCTATATGTTTTTGCTGCTCGGCGCGTTGTGGGCCATCCATGCCACCGTCACGGTACCCGGGATCGCCGGGATGATTTTATCGGTCGGTATGGCGGTGGATGCCAATGTCATCATTTTTTCTCGGGTGCGAGAAGAGATGTTGGCCGGGAAAACCCCACGGGCAGCGATTGAAGCCGGATTTCGCAATGCGATCCGGGCCATTTTGGATTCCAACGCGACAACTTTCATATCCGCTCTGATTCTTTTCTTCTTGGGTAGCGGGGAAGTGAAAGGATTTGCGTTGACGTTGATGATTGGTATCGTGATTTCCTTATTTACGGCCGTTATCGTGACCCGTGAGTTTATTCGGCTGGCCGCCGATGCCGGGTGGGCGCGGGTCCGCGCGGTGTTTCTAGGATAG
- a CDS encoding adenine phosphoribosyltransferase (PFAM: Phosphoribosyl transferase domain~TIGRFAM: adenine phosphoribosyltransferase~COGs: COG0503 Adenine/guanine phosphoribosyltransferase and related PRPP-binding protein~HAMAP: Adenine phosphoribosyl transferase~InterPro IPR005764:IPR000836~KEGG: syx:SynWH7803_1444 adenine phosphoribosyltransferase~PFAM: Phosphoribosyltransferase~SPTR: Adenine phosphoribosyltransferase): MQWLQYVREIPDFPEPGVLFRDILPVLAHPDGLAEIVQELEALIRPWQPEVIMAPEARGFLLAGPLAFSLNVGLVAVRKPGKLPAPVIDEAYTLEYGENHLQMEAGLPLAGKRVVIVDDVLATGGTVAAAARLAHRAGAEVVGFAFLIELVSLQGRSRLSSEVPVGALTAL; this comes from the coding sequence ATGCAATGGCTGCAATACGTACGCGAAATACCTGATTTTCCGGAACCCGGCGTCTTATTTCGGGATATTTTGCCGGTATTGGCGCATCCCGACGGGTTGGCCGAGATTGTTCAAGAATTGGAGGCCCTCATCCGGCCCTGGCAACCGGAGGTGATTATGGCCCCGGAGGCGCGGGGATTTTTGCTGGCGGGTCCGTTGGCCTTCTCCTTGAATGTGGGACTGGTGGCGGTACGAAAGCCGGGGAAACTACCAGCCCCTGTCATTGACGAGGCATATACGTTAGAATATGGAGAAAACCATCTGCAAATGGAAGCCGGCTTACCGCTAGCCGGGAAGCGCGTGGTCATTGTGGACGACGTATTGGCCACCGGGGGAACGGTGGCTGCCGCTGCTCGTCTCGCCCACCGGGCGGGAGCCGAGGTGGTGGGGTTTGCGTTTCTGATTGAATTGGTGTCGCTTCAGGGCCGGAGTCGTTTAAGCTCCGAGGTTCCGGTGGGCGCATTGACGGCGCTCTAA
- a CDS encoding protein translocase subunit secF (PFAM: Protein export membrane protein; SecD/SecF GG Motif~TIGRFAM: protein-export membrane protein, SecD/SecF family; protein-export membrane protein SecF~COGs: COG0341 Preprotein translocase subunit SecF~InterPro IPR003335:IPR005665~KEGG: tjr:TherJR_1204 protein-export membrane protein SecF~PFAM: SecD/SecF/SecDF export membrane protein~SPTR: Protein-export membrane protein SecF;~TIGRFAM: SecF protein; SecD/SecF/SecDF export membrane protein) → MAFQIDFLKRWKLWFVLSGILLLVALGSLAFRGLNYGIDFTGGTQLDLRFHQTVSSTAIRQVLDRDHLSGSTIEFLGNGQKEVLITTPAISESQRNRLLHQLAHVGSYQEIATNRVSSIIGQETERTAVLAVAIATVAIILYITIRFELRFALAAIIALLHDVLITVGLIALIHIQLTQYFIMAVLTIFGYSVNDTIIIFDRIRENLHKQRKNEPLQDVVNKSLNQVLVRSINTSSTVLIALAALLIFGGSSIRDFSLTMLIGVFLGTYSSIFIASPVWILWRQRDDRRRHEARRPRPV, encoded by the coding sequence ATGGCATTTCAGATAGACTTTTTGAAACGATGGAAGCTTTGGTTTGTCCTATCCGGCATCCTATTGCTCGTGGCGTTGGGCAGTTTGGCTTTCCGGGGGCTCAATTATGGCATTGATTTCACCGGGGGCACTCAACTCGACTTGCGATTTCACCAAACGGTCAGCTCGACGGCCATTCGGCAGGTTTTAGATCGCGATCATCTCTCCGGTAGCACGATTGAATTTTTGGGTAACGGCCAAAAAGAGGTATTAATCACCACGCCGGCCATCAGTGAATCGCAACGCAACCGGTTACTGCATCAATTGGCTCATGTGGGTTCCTATCAAGAAATTGCGACCAACCGGGTGTCGTCCATTATCGGGCAAGAGACCGAACGCACCGCAGTTTTGGCGGTGGCGATCGCCACCGTGGCCATTATTTTATACATCACGATCCGTTTTGAGCTTCGGTTTGCGTTGGCCGCGATTATTGCGCTTCTTCATGATGTGCTGATTACCGTGGGATTAATTGCGTTGATTCATATTCAACTGACTCAGTATTTCATTATGGCCGTATTGACCATTTTCGGATATTCCGTCAATGACACCATTATCATCTTCGATCGAATCCGGGAGAATTTACATAAGCAGCGCAAAAACGAGCCGTTGCAGGATGTGGTGAATAAAAGTCTGAATCAGGTCTTGGTTCGATCCATCAATACCAGTAGCACGGTGTTAATTGCGCTGGCCGCTCTTTTGATTTTCGGGGGGAGTAGCATTCGGGACTTTTCGCTCACGATGCTGATTGGCGTATTTCTCGGCACCTATTCGTCCATTTTTATCGCCAGTCCGGTCTGGATCTTGTGGCGTCAGCGGGATGACCGGCGGCGTCACGAAGCCCGACGGCCTCGCCCCGTCTAG